The nucleotide sequence CTAGCTAGGTTAACAGGCAGAAGTTCAAATGACACACCTTTACATTGCACTGACAGCGTCTTATAAAACTGGTCAATCTTACGGCAGTACTATCAATTCATAAAAATGGATGGATACTTCGCAGTCTGCTCGCTAACTCAATCTTGGCAAGCCAGATAAAGCCAGCCAGTGCCATCGTCCGACGCCGGTGCGACACCAAACATGTTTGgaaaaactagctagctagctaaagtaaaGCGTCTTCCTACGTATACATTGcacgtttttttttgtttttttttggtcgGAAAGTCGGTCAATACATGTTGATTCATTTCAGGACGGCCTTACCTTGTTGTGTTACATTTGCTCCGCATATCTCAGATCATTTTGAGTTCCGTGCACCTGTTAGCTACTGACACAAAGGTCGCGTCCACTGCTCAAACCTCGCACGTATTAACCGATGGTTGCGTTCTACGTCATCGACGGTGTCATCGACTGACAGATTGCTATGAGACGAGATCGAAATTGGCGAGAAAAATGGGGTAAAATACAACAGCAAAAATTATGTGCTTAGCTGATACGTTAAATACCTATCCAGACTTTGCATGATCTGGCAGGCGTCAGTAACGCCTGGGCAACACACAAAAGTAGAGTGACGCTACTCTCGTGAGAGTATGATGGTTTCCACGAAATTGTAGTTGCCTGATATCgcgattattttttttattaatttaactgggcaagtcagttaaaagaacaaattctcatttacaatgaaggcctacaccggccaaacccggacgaggCTGAGCcaactgtgcgccgccctatggaactcccaataacggccagttgtgatacagcctggaatcgaaccagtgtgtctgtagtgacgcctcaaccactgagatgcagtgccctgGACcgatgcgccactcgggagcacaaATGTGTTACAATCGCGCTATCCTGTGTATgtaacaataaacaaataaataaataatgatgtAACTATGAAATAATCTTCCCAGGGCCTAAAATGCTGGTAGATTGACTATTCCACCAGCCACGTTGGTGGGTGGTCAGGGGTTCACAGTGAAAGCATTTCACTCGCATTTGTGAATAAAACAAATAGTAAAGTATGCTTACATTTTTAGGGAAAAATATTTCTGACGTTATGTTTCATAGCTGGTAAATTAATCTCAAGAGTCAAAGAACTACAAATCCCATTCCACCTCGCGCTGCAACACTGCCTTGTAGGGGTCTGTGCGTACATACAGCTGAGTTAGTGAAATAGGCATTCAAGTTGGTCTAATTTACTTGAAACGATAGTCTACTGGAGTAAgactttgtgcttgtgtttcttggttatttccattgttttgttcacaagaTAGATTGTTCAACATTCGAAATTCAACTGCTAGGAAAGAGAAATTAACGCTTCCGCTAGTCAGACTCATTCTCACAGGCACAAACATTAATCAAAACCCGTTACCACGGTAACCTCCGCACTTAAAGGGGCAGTTGAACATTTGTCTCCTAAtaatttggttaaaaataaattCAATAATATACCAAATTACTTATTAGTTATACAtttgttttagaaacattacaaaaATGCTCATCCGTTTTTGTGTTTTGTTGGGTGTAATTCTAGCAGGAAACAAATATCTTCTatggtaataaaaaaaaaaaatctacctgctacagtggctggtggaccaaagAGTACATTTTAGGCCCTGCATCTATCATAAAGGCATACATTGGTTAAAGATAGTTAATTCAACATGGAAAGCGTACCAAATTCCAAAATAAATTGCAAGCAAAAACTAGTGCTAAAAATTGGCATTAAAAAGGTGTCAAAGAAGTCGAAAATAAAACATGATACAATACTTAAGAAAAAACTGCAGGTTTATTCAATGTGTATTACAATACAGTAGTAGTGAAATTGCGACCTAGTAGTGGTGGAAATTGGGGGCAGTGTTTGCAGCGTTCTAAAACAATGACTGACAATCGGGGTTTCACATACACTATGAGAGTTATCCTTACTCCCAACGCAATGACTTGACAACAATGCCTGTAGAAGATCCCCCACTTCCATTTCACAGTCATGAGAAAAATCTTGCATGTTTAATAAATTGATAAGCAATGCTTAAACACCAACAGTACAGATGAAGAAAGCAGTAACTTCATTGTCTTGGTCCATCTAGGCATTTTCAAAAATATTCATACGAGGTGCACAAAAGAGGTTActtaaatgaaagaaaatggaAGTAGAGAGCTGTTATTGAACATTGCGTTGTCAAGCCCTTGCAAAAGAAGACGTTTGAGCCACTTGTTTCCTGGTATAGTGATTCTTGCTGGTGCTGTATAGGAAATTAAGGATCGTCTAGATGTTTGCATTGTTAACGCATCGTAACAAACTCCTCGGACGATGTGGGGTGAATGGCAATAGTCTTGTCAAAGTCTGCTTTAGTTGCCCCCATCTTGATGGCTACTGCGAAGCCTTGCAACATCTCATCACAGCCAATGCCCTGCATATGAAGGCCCACcacctaggggggggggggaagataGGTAATTTTTGTTAGATTGAGGCAGACTAAACATGCATGGTTTTCTCAATGAGCTCAATATTGAGGGGTCAAGGGTAGTGTTCTTCAatcctgggttgtgttcattagggaaTGCAATGTAGAATTCAAAATGTATCGCAACGGAAAAATACAATTATAGTTTCCTATTGGAtcgagtcccatagggcggcacacaactGGCCCAGCATCGTTCGGGTTTGgacggtgtaggccatcattgtaattaagaatttgttcttaactgacttgcctagtgaaataaaggtaaaataaatacaaaaattgacaacaaaaaaatgacaattttACAAAAAAGTCCCTCCCCGTTTCAGTCTCTTCCGTTTGGTGCCAAATGAACAAAGATTTATTTAAACCCATCTATGAACACACCTACTTCATCAAATCAAGGGCTTAATTAGTTGATCAAGGGCCAGATTCAAATCCACCTCCAAAACCGTCAAAACATCAGCTATGCGTTTCTTGCctcaactgaatgcattcaaaatGAAATGTGTCTTCATTAAAATAATCCAATGTTcgaacttgtaaacaaggctgcatgttATTTCTCTCAATAGGACTCTGTGCAGACAATTGCAATGTCCGCTTTTATTTGACAGCTCTTACGCAGTTCCACCTCCAAAACCGTCAAAACATCAGCCATGCGTTTTTTGCCTAAAGCGAGAGAAATaacatgcagccttgtttacaagttcgAACATTGGATTATTTTaatgaagacacatttcagttgaatgcattcagttgtacaactgactcggaagacacatttcagttgagggaaagggggatacctagtcaactgaaatgtgtcttccgcattcaacccaacccctctgaatcagagaggtgcagggggctgccataatcaacatccacgtcttcggcgcccgagGTACATAAAGTtagctgccttgctcaggggcagaacagatttttaccttgtcagctcgagattcaatccagcaacccttcggttactggcccaacgctctaaccactaggctacctgccgtggtCTCCAGGACCAGGTTTAAGGGGcctctcaccttctcctcctTGCCCACACACACCAGCTTCATGATGCACTGAGTCTTCCTGGTGGTGATGGCGTGATACATGGGAGTGAAGGAGGTCTTGTAAGACTTCACATTCTCCTTGCCCCTGTTTTTAATCGCCTCCTCTGTAACACAAGGAGACCAAATGTAAGACCATCAGCTTCTCTACTAATGAAAAACACAAGGCTGTgttccaattggcaccctattccctaaaaaaAGTTtgctacttttgacaagggcccggttttccaaaagcatcttaaggctacgTTCATAGTAAGAACCTTCGTAGGAGCATCGTTAACTCTCCAAGCTGTTTCCCCAAAACTATCGTTAAAGTTGCACTTGAATACGCTGGTTATTTATTCCATTGCtattgggaaaccgggcccaggcTGGTTATTTATCCAACAGACTGACAGAGAAACACGCCAACTCATCCCACTTCAGCAGAGAACATTTACAATAAGGGGAACCATCCACCTGAGGACTTCTTTGCTAATAGCGCACTCACCTTCCGTGAGGCCCACCGTGCCGATGGGTGGGTGACTGAAAACTACCGTGGGAATGTTGGAGAAGTCGACCTTGGCATCCTCCTTGCCGTCAAACAGTCTGTGTGCCAGCTTTCTGCCCGCTGCAATGGCGACTGCCCACACCCAACAGAAAAAATGTCCCACTTGAGATTTGCAATGCAAAAATGTGTCTGAACTATCAACGGTACACTGTGCGATTATATCTATAGTTATCTTCTTCCTTATGCATTACAGATAATCTATTCACATTCAACATGATTCTTAGGTGAATTGCAatctgtatacagttgaagttatGTCTGTAACTAGACACAAGTATGGTTCAAAATGGCCACTTTTTTGTCTGCCATACCCCTGATGTGTATTTACAGCCTACCAGGAGTAAGGAGGGCCTTCCCGCACACGTCTCCTACAGCATAGATCCCTTGGCGAGTGGTGTTCTGGAACTCATCTACAACGATGAAGCCTCTCTCATCAATATCCACACCCTGTCGAATAAGACATCCAACCTTCAGTAAGCCGCCACATCCCATACACAGGGTTTGTACTTTATATTGAAATCTTTGGGACTATTATTCCCAACACTCATACATGTAGCTCTAGCTGctttaaaaacattacatttctCTTTTTGCAACATCTGAGAAAACAGTGAGCAATGCAGACAATGGAATCGCAGTGTGCATCATTCCAAACTCGTTTCTGAATCCCTTGCCACGTACTGAAACTATAAAAAGGTTTTAGCATCATCTCCACATTTTTGTCTAGAGACCTTTGTAAACAGTCTGAGGAGTGATCCTCACCATCTGGCTGAGGTTGAGGCCGGCGGTGTTGGGCTCTCGGCCGATGGCCCATAGCAGACAGTCTACCTCCTGGATGGTGCCGATTTTCTCCTCCTCGTTCTTCTTCTCTGGGTCTTTGGTGACCAGTGTGACCTCCAACAGGCCATTGCCTGTCTTAGTCACCAACTTCACCTGACAGCAGACACAGGTTATAGCAGACTATCAGCATGTTTCAGGGGATCAATTTGAGCAAGGCAAGGTGCAGAATCACTTGATCTTGAGGATCACATAATGAGTAGTTGTTTGGGATGTAAGGTAGATAGTAATTCTGTGTAGCCTGCCTATAACCTAGTTGGTCTCACCGAAACAATAATGACCACTTTGGGATAACAGTGGAAGGACAATGTGCATGTTATTCATACATTCATTGACAAAATGGTTGGATGCATAATATTCATAATGATACTCAAAACAAGAAAAATAGTAGTTATAGACTATCATCATTAAATAAATGCTTTTACCTGAGTATTTTTCCACAACTCTATGCCAGAGTTCTGCAATTCTTTGGTGCAATTTGAGCTTATCAAGG is from Oncorhynchus masou masou isolate Uvic2021 chromosome 32, UVic_Omas_1.1, whole genome shotgun sequence and encodes:
- the gsr gene encoding glutathione reductase, mitochondrial isoform X2 — encoded protein: MQWVKICRQSLSSTVNTTLTVALSRHKLIRRSMASDATTRFDFLVIGGGSGGLAGARRAAELGATAAVVESHKLGGTCVNVGCVPKKVMWNAAVHAEYLHDHSDYGFDGGHVHFSWETIKTKRDAYVSRLNNIYRNNLDKAKIETIQGHARFIDGPDPTVEVNGKKYTAPHILIATGGFPSVLSDSDVPGASLGITSDGFFELESLPKRSVIVGAGYIAVEMAGILSTLGSKTSIICRQTGVLRNFDTLISSNCTKELQNSGIELWKNTQVKLVTKTGNGLLEVTLVTKDPEKKNEEEKIGTIQEVDCLLWAIGREPNTAGLNLSQMGVDIDERGFIVVDEFQNTTRQGIYAVGDVCGKALLTPVAIAAGRKLAHRLFDGKEDAKVDFSNIPTVVFSHPPIGTVGLTEEEAIKNRGKENVKSYKTSFTPMYHAITTRKTQCIMKLVCVGKEEKVVGLHMQGIGCDEMLQGFAVAIKMGATKADFDKTIAIHPTSSEEFVTMR
- the gsr gene encoding glutathione reductase, mitochondrial isoform X1, which encodes MAIIIPFARMQVLLFSLRRLLPPSYRHKLIRRSMASDATTRFDFLVIGGGSGGLAGARRAAELGATAAVVESHKLGGTCVNVGCVPKKVMWNAAVHAEYLHDHSDYGFDGGHVHFSWETIKTKRDAYVSRLNNIYRNNLDKAKIETIQGHARFIDGPDPTVEVNGKKYTAPHILIATGGFPSVLSDSDVPGASLGITSDGFFELESLPKRSVIVGAGYIAVEMAGILSTLGSKTSIICRQTGVLRNFDTLISSNCTKELQNSGIELWKNTQVKLVTKTGNGLLEVTLVTKDPEKKNEEEKIGTIQEVDCLLWAIGREPNTAGLNLSQMGVDIDERGFIVVDEFQNTTRQGIYAVGDVCGKALLTPVAIAAGRKLAHRLFDGKEDAKVDFSNIPTVVFSHPPIGTVGLTEEEAIKNRGKENVKSYKTSFTPMYHAITTRKTQCIMKLVCVGKEEKVVGLHMQGIGCDEMLQGFAVAIKMGATKADFDKTIAIHPTSSEEFVTMR